In a single window of the Nilaparvata lugens isolate BPH chromosome 1, ASM1435652v1, whole genome shotgun sequence genome:
- the LOC120349469 gene encoding beta-1,4-N-acetylgalactosaminyltransferase bre-4-like codes for MCFQFTLKVHRLLRKCLCFAYFRNCCTQANSDGVRGGVDHLAAMSGGGGSDGTPSGGATGRGGAVAKWLVATLVACGLVVQYSYTSVFEARRPIDPLFVVNSSSASVGRRFFWPVLTNRSGRAGWADASGYQMIDNRPLVDQNGSDINGPRELCPIVSPHLLGPFKPAKEAPPTLDELERELALAGALPAFGGQWQPATCRSRDRVALIIPYRDRAAHLRVFLKNMHPFLQRQQISYGIFIVEQAGDGPFNRAMLMNVGAVEAQALGRGRGGVGGFDCYIFHDIDLLPEDDRNIYNCPDQPRHMSVAIDVLQYRLPYADIFGGVSALSRKHFEQVNGFSNVYWGWGGEDDDMSTRLRTNGLHITRYPPHIARYIMLKHRKQKANPKRYEMLYMAKNRYKSDGLNSLQYRRVALRENRSLTWMLVELGAPS; via the exons ATAGCGATGGTGTCCGCGGCGGAGTGGACCACTTGGCGGCGATGAGCGGCGGCGGAGGCAGTGACGGGACACCGAGTGGCGGGGCCACAGGTCGCGGCGGCGCGGTGGCCAAGTGGCTGGTGGCCACACTGGTGGCCTGTGGTCTGGTGGTGCAGTACTCGTACACGTCCGTGTTCGAGGCGAGGCGTCCCATCGACCCGCTCTTCGTGGTGAACTCGTCGTCGGCCTCAGTGGGCAGGCGCTTCTTCTGGCCCGTGCTCACCAATAGGTCGGGCAGGGCCGGGTGGGCGGATGCCAGCGGCTATCAG ATGATAGATAACCGTCCATTAGTTGATCAAAACGGCTCGGACATAAATGGACCTCGAGAGCTCTGTCCGATTGTTTCACCGCATTTGT TGGGTCCGTTCAAGCCGGCCAAAGAAGCGCCGCCCACACTGGATGAGCTGGAACGCGAACTGGCGTTGGCGGGCGCGCTGCCCGCGTTCGGCGGTCAATGGCAGCCGGCCACGTGTCGGTCGCGCGACCGAGTCGCCCTCATCATTCCCTACCGCGACCGAGCCGCGCACCTCCGCGTCTTCCTCAAGAACATGCATCCCTTTCTGCAGCGACAGCAGATCAGCTATGGCATTTTCATCGTTGAACAGGCTG GTGACGGCCCATTCAACAGGGCGATGCTGATGAACGTGGGGGCGGTGGAGGCGCAGGCCCTGGGCCGGGGGCGGGGTGGGGTCGGTGGCTTCGATTGCTACATATTCCACGACATCGACCTGCTGCCTGAGGACGACCGCAACATTTACAACTGTCCCGACCAGCCCCGCCATATGTCGGTCGCCATTGACGTTCTACAGTACAG ACTGCCGTACGCAGACATATTCGGAGGTGTGAGTGCGCTGAGTCGGAAGCACTTTGAGCAAGTGAATGGCTTCAGCAACGTGTACTGGGGGTGGGGCGGGGAGGACGATGACATGTCGACGCGTCTGCGCACTAATGGCCTGCACATCACGCGCTACCCGCCCCACATTGCGCGCTACATCATGCTCAAGCATCGCAAGCAGAAGGCCAATCCTAAGCG GTACGAGATGCTGTACATGGCCAAGAACCGTTACAAGTCTGACGGTCTCAACAGTCTCCAGTATCGGCGAGTAGCACTACGCGAGAACCGCTCTCTCACCTGGATGTTGGTAGAACTGGGCGCACCCAGTTGA